A window from Agrobacterium tumefaciens encodes these proteins:
- a CDS encoding fibrinogen-binding protein translates to MGYNPQPAGDDITKIGALSEGFANTSTNDAKVEDSNVGTANGENRNNDNSDNSTNTDVDIDAKVDVAVGNGDNRDNDYDWSYDSKSYSDNDTTTKTSTETNTDIKTDYDWSYESKSYSDNDTNVKTVTDTDNKTFSYSDNDTSTKTTTTSDSFNSADSFYKSDDDFGNITGVKDVGNLGIAGGDLTFNLGDDFSFTLDVDNILNSSLNGDGNDTGFSMVQANHLADQDVAYDIKMQNGGAENHLSANAGDAYGAEGIDGKGWDLKAGDDAAGTSTADASAILANSGFHLELVQGANMLSNAVDVTITGGNSHVSDVGEDHS, encoded by the coding sequence ATGGGTTACAATCCACAGCCAGCTGGCGACGACATCACCAAGATCGGCGCGCTTTCCGAGGGTTTTGCCAACACCTCGACCAATGACGCCAAGGTTGAAGACAGCAATGTCGGCACCGCAAATGGCGAAAACCGCAACAACGACAACAGCGACAACAGCACCAACACGGATGTCGATATCGACGCCAAGGTGGACGTCGCTGTGGGCAATGGTGACAATCGCGACAACGACTATGACTGGAGCTATGACAGCAAGTCGTACAGCGATAACGACACGACGACCAAGACCAGCACTGAAACCAATACCGACATCAAGACCGATTACGACTGGAGCTACGAAAGCAAGTCGTACAGCGACAACGACACCAATGTGAAGACGGTCACGGATACGGACAACAAGACGTTCTCCTATTCCGACAACGACACCTCCACCAAGACCACGACGACCTCCGACAGCTTCAATTCCGCTGACAGTTTCTACAAGTCGGATGACGACTTCGGGAACATCACCGGCGTCAAGGATGTCGGCAATCTCGGCATCGCCGGTGGGGATCTCACCTTCAACCTGGGTGACGACTTCTCCTTCACCCTCGACGTCGACAATATCCTCAACTCCTCGCTGAATGGCGATGGCAACGACACTGGCTTCAGCATGGTACAGGCCAACCACCTGGCCGATCAGGATGTCGCCTATGACATCAAGATGCAGAACGGTGGCGCTGAAAACCACCTGAGCGCCAATGCAGGCGACGCCTATGGCGCCGAAGGCATCGACGGCAAGGGATGGGACCTCAAGGCCGGCGACGACGCAGCAGGTACCAGCACTGCAGATGCATCGGCAATCCTTGCAAATTCCGGCTTCCATCTGGAACTGGTGCAGGGCGCCAACATGCTCTCCAATGCCGTTGATGTCACGATCACAGGCGGTAACTCGCATGTGTCCGATGTCGGTGAAGATCACTCCTGA